Genomic window (Rossellomorea aquimaris):
CGGATAGTCCGATTTTAATGTCTTCTGGGTTTGAGCCTTTATTTGGCTTGGCCCATTCCGGCGGCTGCAGGGAGCAGGCACCGAGGAATAGGAGTGACAAACTGATTAGTAGTAACCATGCTTTTTTCATAGTATCCCTCCTACGCTGCTTTCTTTCGGTCGATGAGAACCGCGATGATGATGACGACACCCTTTACCACCATTTGGAAGAAGGATGACACGCCGAGCAGGTTCAGACCGTTGTTTAACGTTCCGATGATAAGTGCACCGATCAATGTTCCGACGATCAGTCCGCGTCCGCCTGACAGGCTTGTCCCCCCTAGTACGACGGCTGCGATGGCATCGAGTTCATACGATGTACCCGCTGTCGGCTGAGCCGAGTTCAGGCGTGACGTGAGGATGGCTCCTGCGAGTGCGGCCAGTAAGCCGGCCAGGGAGTAGATCATCACTTTGATGCGCGGTACTTTGATACCTGAGATGAGGGCTGCTTTTTCATTCCCGCCGATGGCATATGTTTTTCGGCCGAACGGGGTTTTATGCAGGATCACCCAAAGGATGGCGAACGTCAGGATCATCGTGACGGCCGGGACAGGGATTCCTAGGAAATATCCTCTTCCAAACAGTTGGAAGGCATAGCTGTCGCCAAGTCCCGTGATTGGGTTTCCGTCTGTGTACACTAAAGTCAAACCGCGGAACATCGTCATTGTTGCAAGTGTCGCGATGAATGGCGCCATTTTACCTTTTGTGATCAATAGTCCGTTGACCATTCCCATCAGAGCACCAAGCAAGCATCCGATCAGGATAGCAAGGATCGGGTCGATTCCCGATACCATCATCCCTGCCATCAGGGCACTGGATAAGGCGAGGGTCGATCCGACGGATAAGTCAATTCCCCCGGTCAAAATGACGAAGGTCATCCCGTAGGCAATCAGGGCGTTGATCGCGACCTGTCGTAATAGATTCAATAAGTTCAAAGGTTCTAGAAAACTAGGGTTGATGATGGATACGGTCGCAATCAGCACAAACAGTCCGAGGAGCGGACCGAGCTTTTGCATCAGATTGCCGACGTGATTCGTTTTGAGTGCGTTATTCATGTGCGTGACCTCCTGTCGCCAATGTCATGATTTTTTCCTGTGTTGCGCCTTCCTTAGAAAGCTCTCCTGCGATGGTCCCTTCATGGACGACGAGGATGCGGTCGCTCATTCCGAGTACTTCTGGCAGCTCGGATGATACCATCACGATCGCGACGCCGCGGTCGGTGAGCTCGTTCATCAGTTGATAGATTTCCCGTTTCGCCCCGACATCGACTCCGCGGGTCGGTTCATCGAGGATGAGCACTTTCGGACCGATTCCGATCCATTTGGCGATGACCACCTTCTGTTGATTCCCGCCGGACAGGTTCTTTGCGTGAGTCCGGGCTGATTCGGTCTTGATCGTCAGCCGCTTGATGAGCATCTCCACAAAGTCCTGTTCGCTTTTATCATTGATCAAGCCTTTCTTCGTAAAGCTATAGAGGCTTGGTAGAGCGATATTATCCTTCAGCGAAAAGTCGAGGACGAGTCCTTCGTCCTTCCGATCCTCGGTGATGAATCCAAGACCGAGTTTCACCGCTTGATCTGGTGTTTTAATGCTGACCGGTTTCCCGTTCACGAGGATCTCTCCTTCATAACGTCCATCTAGTCCAAAAATGGTGCGCATGATTTCCGTTCGGCCTGCCCCCATTAATCCTGACATGCCGACGATCTCTCCTGAGCGTACCTCAAAGCTTACTTTTTCAAAGAGTCCTTTTTTCGTCAGGTTCCGTACTTCAAGCATTGTTTCACCTGGTTTTGGATCTCGTGCCGGAAAGCGGTCCGTCAATTCACGTCCGACCATTTTCTTCACGACCTCATCGAAGTTCGTCTCGGGGATCGACGTCGTATCCACCGTGCGTCCGTCCCGCATGACTGTGATGGTGTCACAAATCGTGAAGATTTCTTCCATCCGGTGGGAGATGTACACAATCGACACGCCGGCTTTTTTTAGCGCACGGATAACAGTGAAGAGCGTATCGATTTCCCGGTCCGTCAATGCCGCCGTCGGCTCGTCCATGATGATGACTTTTGCATCCGTCATGAGGGCTTTGGCGATTTCGATCATCTGCTGCTGCCCGACCGAGCACTGTCCCGCTTCTTTTGTGAGGGGGATGGAAATGTTTAGTTTCTTAAACTGCTCATTCGCAACCGCTTTCATTTTTCTCGTATTGATAAGACCGAATTGTGTAACCGGTTCCTTATTGATGAAAAGATTCTCAAGGACGGTCATTTCCGGCCAGACGTTCAGCTCTTGATGAATGAAGGCAACGCCGAATTCCTCTGCCTGCTTAGGATTATCAAACGTCATGTCCTTCCCGTCAATGGTGATCGTTCCCTGATCCTTCTTGTGAAGGCCTGTCAGGATTTTCATAAGGGTCGACTTTCCGGCACCGTTTTCCCCCATCAGGGCATGGACTTCACCGTGCTGGATCTCGATGTCCACTCCTTCAAGGACCTGGTTCGAACCAAATGCTTTATGGATATTCTTCATGCTGATCTGCATGCTACTACCCCCTTTGTATTAAAAAATGACTCCCGCGTGCAGGATGCAATTTGCATATGGTGTGACTTCCCCCGTGCGGATGACAGCCTTCGCTTTATGAGTTTCTTTCTTGAACTCTTCGTGGGATACATACTGGATCCCGTCAAACCATGAGGTCATCTGCCCATGGACCCCTGCATTCGTTTCCACTTCTTCTGCAAGCGTGACGGTTTCAACGACCATTTCTTCCTTTAACAGTTTGACCACGTCAAGGAAGGATGGCTCTCCCGGTTTCAATGCCAGGTCGATTTTCACGACGTCTGACGGAATCGGGAGACCAGCATCGGCCACGACGATCGTATCCGTGTGACCGAGATCGGCTAGTATTTTTGCAATGTGACTGTTCAAGATGCCATGTCGTTTCATTCTGCCAGCTTCCTTTCCACTTCGTCTCTTGTCGGCATTCCGCCCTGTGCCCCGAATCCGGTCACGGAAAGGGATGCAGCGCGGTTGGCGAATCGGAGGCTTTCTTCCATTGATTGTCCTTCAGCAACGGCTGTTCCAAATGCGGCATTGAAGGTATCGCCGGCCCCTGTCGTATCGACGACTTCGACTTTGAAGGAAGGAACCAGGATTTCCGTTGTTCCATTATGGTAGCGAACTCCTGCTGCTCCTTCTGTGATGATGACCTTGTTAGGATATTGTTTCAGCGCTTCTGACGGCTTCATTCCGTTGAAGAGTACATCTGCTTCATGTTCATTTGGTGTCAGGTAGGTTGCACCATCGATGACTTTTTGTGGGATCTTCCTTGCCGGAGCCGGGTTTAGTAGCAGAGGTACTTCAATCTTGTTACACAGGTCTGCCACGTACTCAACTGTTTCTTCCGGGATTTCCTGCTGGATCATGATAAGATCGCATGTTTTGAGAAAATCGGCTGTTTTCTCTACGTACTCAGGAGTCACAAGATCATTTGCCCCTTTTACAACGACAATGCTGTTGTCCCCTTCAGCGAGGATGATATGGGCGGTTCCGGATTTCGCACCTGTAACCGGTTCCACATAGTCGGTATGAACACCGTTACTTTTAAAGTTCTCTAAAATCTCTTGGCCGTACGGATCATCCCCTACGCATCCGATCATGTATACGTCAGCCCCAAGCCTTGCTGCTGCAACGGCCTGGTTGGCTCCTTTTCCGCCGGGTACCGTATCAAAGCTGTCGCCCAGTACAGTTTCCCCTGCACCGGGGCGTTTCGCTGATATCACTACCAGATCCATGGATGAACTGCCGATTACGGCAATTTTCGCTTTTTTCATCTTCCTTCATCCCTTTCGTGTTGTGTTTCGTTGTATGAGTTCAACCGGAAGCTGAACAGTTGTATCGATGTCTTTTTCTTTTTTTATCAGTTTAATCAGAAGTGCCGCGGCCTGCCTGCCCATTTCGTATGCCGGCTGCCTGATCGTGGAGAGCGCCGGATAGGAAAGACTGCTCTGCGGGATGTCATCGTAGCCGATGATCTGTACGTCTTCGGGTATCTTCTTCCCAAGCCTCAATGCCTCATGGAGAATGGCGATCCCGACGATATCATTGCTCGCGATGACCCCATCCGTATCAGGATAGGTGGCGAATAGTTCCTCTGCCCAGCCCTTTGCGTCTTCAAAGGAGAAAGACGTCGTGGACATCACCGTGAAATCGACGTCTGCCCCGCTTAAGTACTCCACCGCTCCACGGAATCGGTCCTGTGCCGGCTTGACGTGTGCCGGCCCCTTCATGACGGTGATCCGCTTCGCCCCTTTTTCAACTAAGGTCTTTGCCGCCAGGCGTCCCCCTTTACGGCCGTCCGCATAAACAGCCGGATAGTTGTCCGTGGTCCGGTCAAGGAGGACGAGTGGGAGATTCAATTCGCTATACAGCTGGTCATGCTCCACATGATTGGTCGCGGAAATCATGCCAACGACATTGTTCTGAACGAAGGTCTGGATATAATCCAGCTCCTTCTGGATGTTCTCGTCGCTGTTTCCAAGGAGGAGCCGGAACCCGGCCTCACTCACTTCATCCTCGACCCCTCTCGCCAGCTGCGGGAAGTACGGGTTCGTAATATCCGGAAGCAGCAGTCCGATCAGTCTCGACTCCCGTTTATATAGGGAGCGTGCGACCTCATTCGGGCTGTAATTCAGCTTCTCGATCGCCCCCATCACTTTTTTCCTCGTCTCTACTCCTACATAGCCGTTATCATTGAGCACCCGGGAGACCGTCGCCACCGACACCCCCGCTTCACTCGCCACATCCCTGATTGTTGCCACGCTTGTCACTTCCTGTTCGTTTGGTTGGTTATTGTGTAACCGGTTACACATATATTAACATATTTTTGTAAACGTTTGCAATGCTTTAATCTTAAAACTCATTAAGTCAGCATTTTGTTGCAACTTAATTACAATGGACGGGTGTCTGAAGCACCTGAAAGGAGCAGGCAAAACCACGTTTATACATATCGATTTCATCGATGAACTGTCGAATACAAAGAACGCAATTAAATACATCGCAGAAATCTGGAAGCCTGCAGGGATCATTACAACGAAGAACAACTCGATCAAATATGCGAATTGAATAGGGATAAATGGCGATTCAACGTCTCCTTCTGATTGACCGTAATGCTATTGAAAAAGGAATGGACATTGAACAGAACTGTAAGCCCGATGCGATTAAAGAGCTTACCGGTTTGATGCCGACTGTCATTGATCAACTACGAATATGACATCGCTCCCTATTATTGCGGATGGGTTGATTAGTACTATGGTTGATATTTTGAATGGTTTGAGAACGCATAAGGAAAGGACTCTTCTATATATCTAAACGCTAAAATGATATACTCTACAAACTCTTGAGTGGTAGCCTGAAAAAGCAAAAAAGACTCTTCTATTAACGAGTCTTTTTCCATTTCTAAAGGGGTAACTTTATAGCTTATTCACCTTTAAAGCCACCTATAATGGATGTTTCAGTTTCTGGGATATAAAACCATCCTCTGAATTGGATATTTAAGGATTATTTAAGGACGTTATTTATGTCGGTGGATTTTTATTATGGTAATATATAAATATTCCGGAATAAAACACAATATTTGTAAGGAGTCTCCTTAAAAAAGATAAATAATATATATACAAAGGCGGACTGAACTGAACAGTGAGAAAAGCATTTATTTTAGGAGCAACAACAATAATAACTTTAGGATTTTCTAATGGATCTCTATCAGCTATCGCTCATGCAAATGAAAATATTTCAAACGAAATTACAGGATTGCAAGAAGCTTCATTAACTGAAGATGCTTCAGAACTTATTTTAGAAGTAGCACCTTATGTTCATAAAGATGAGCAAGGTTTTCTATATGTAGATCATAATATCCCACAAGATATATATACAAAAAATGAAGTTGACGTTTTAGAGGAATCTTTTAGAGAAATTAACAGACAAGTAGAAAATGGACTAGTAGTAGTTAATGACGATTTATCAATCTCTAATAAATCTAAATTCCAAGCTATGGCTAGTGCTAGTACTAGTAAAGGCTATACTTCCAAAACTTATTGGTGGGGAATAAGAGCTACATATACTGACTCCCAAGCTAAAAAAGCAATTAAACAATTGGAAGATGCATCAGATCATGAACAAACTCTAGGTACAGTATTATTCTGGTTACCTCCTGTAGCTGGTATTGCAGGTATCACAGGGTTATACTGTAAAAACCTTGGGAAGTCTATGAAGTCGCATAATAAAGGAAAAGGTGTTATCCTTGATATGACTTGGGCTTTGACATATAAAGTTAAGTCTAGATAAAATAATATTGTGAAAATTGGCGGTGAGCGTATGTTGGAAAATATATATCTATTAATTTTTATTGTGTTAACAATTATGTATATATATATTTTTTATTCTAAGAAAATTAAATTTAGATTGATATATGCTCTATTATATCTAATTGTATTTGTAGTGTTTTTTCGGATATACATGAATTAATGTAATATCACGTAGATATTAGTAAAATAGTTTAATTGAAAAGGAGGGCGCTTAGTAACGCTCTCCTTTGTTAATTTCGTTTAGCTGATGAAATACACCTTCTACAGATCCCTATAAACTTTTCAAAAATACATTATATATTTCTTCCACACTACCTAATCCTTTAATAAAATCACTGAAATAATCGATAAAAAATTCGAACTAATTGACTCCTTAAAGGTAAATCAGTTCGGACTTTACTTATAAAAATCTCGAATGCGCTTTTTGTGATGTGGAATGTTTATTCGCTCAAATCTTCTTCCATGTCTTTTTCTTTCAGGTGATCCTCAACTTCTTTCATGGACGGTGGTTTCTCCTATTTCATCCATCGCTGTTAATTCAGCAGAATAGGAATCGAGATCCATCCCCTTTTGGATTCGTTCCTGCAGCTTCTCACTGCCGAGCAATTCGGCTGCCTGCTCGTCCATTTCCTGGGTTTCCTGCTGATTACTCATTTCTGCCGTATCGCTTGAGGTATTTCCTTCGGGTTCGGTCTCTTCTTAACCGCTTGCTCCCAGTATAGTTCGAAAAAAAATTTTCCCTTTGTCAGTAGTTTTTTCATGTCATTTTCCTTTCGTTGGTATCTACGATACAATCTCTCATTCATTATCCGCTTAGTATTTTTGTTAAACATTGGAACATTCTTAATTAAACGCCGCATATCTTCCACACAAAAAGACAGCCCTGATTTGGCTGTCTTTCCATCCTTATTGACTTGTTCCGAACTCTTCCCATATTTCCTCTAAAAGCTGCTTATCCGTCAACAGTTCATACCCCGTCAGCGCAAGTGCCTTTGCCCCGATCACAAGCGCACGGTCACCCTCGGTGGATTTAGCCGCTTCCCTGAATTCGTTCGTGTGGACGACGAGGGATTCGGGGCCGATTTTGATGTAGGGGTGGATGGTCGGGACCACCCTGCTTACGTTTCCGGCATCGGAGGAGCCGAGTCCCTTTCGTTCCGTATCGTCGAAGTATTCCCCCAGTGACTCGATGGAGCGCTGGAATACTTTATCGAAACGGCGGTTGAGCTGAAAGTGATCGACTTCATTTTGGATTTTGATGACATTCAGTTCCGTCCCGGTGGCAAGTGCCGATCCCTCAGCGATCGCTTTCACTTTCTTCGTGACTTCATTGCACGCTTCCCTGGTTGCAGCGCGTATATAGAAGCGGGCTTTTGCATAGTCAGGGACGATGTTGGGCGCGTCCCCGCCGTGGGTGATGATGCCGTGGATCCGTACATCATCGGTCACGTGCTGGCGAAGGGCGTTAATGCCGTTGAACAGCTGGATCACACCATCGAGGGCATTGATGCCGTCTTCAGGGGAAGCTGCCGCATGGGCAGATCTTCCTTTGAATTCGAAATCAAGGGGGTCCACCGCAAGGGTTTTCCCTGTCTGCGTTGTTCGGTTGAACGGATGGACCATCATGCAGGCATCCACTCCTTCGAACAAGCCCGCCTTAACAAAACTGCCCTTCGCACTTCCATTCGGACCGCCTTCCTCGGCAGGAGTCCCGAACACCACCACTTCCCCTCCTGTTTCATCGAGTACGGACGACAGGGCGATGGCCGCCCCGCAGCTTGCCGTCCCGATGATATTGTGACCGCAGGCGTGACCGAGTCCAGGCAATGCGTCATATTCCGCCAGATAGCCGATGACCGGCCCTTCTTTCCCTGAATGTTTGCGTGCCACAAAGGAAGTCTCATGACCCGCCACTCCCCTTTCAATGGAGAACCCATTGGCTGCGAGGAGGGTGGTCAAGGTCTCTGAAGCAAAGAACTCTTCGTTACCGATTTCAGGATTGTCGTGGATCTGATGGCTGGTCGACACGAGTTTCACAGCCAGTTGGTCCACTGCCGAGACGATGTTGCTTTTACGATCGGTAATCGCTGCTGGTTGACTCATCTCTTTTCCCTCCTAATGCAATTCACTGACCGGCACAAATGTCGGGATCAGGGAATCTTTGTATGTTTTCTTGATATGTTCCGCTACGTCATCTTCCTGATAGAGCTCCACAATCTTTTTATAGGTTTTATTGTCTTTCTCTTTTTCCTGTGCCGCGATGATATTGATGAACGGCTTGGATTCCGCCCCTTCGATATAGATGCTGTCATCAACTGGTACGAACCCTGCTTCAACAGCCACACCATTATTGATGATCGATGCCGCAACATCCGGGAGTACCCTCGGTGTCTGGGCAGCGACGACCGGTGTGAATTCAAGGTTTTTCGGGTTTTCTTTAATCGCTTCGAGACCCTGTGACTGATCAAAACCTTCTTTCAGTTCGATCAAACCTGCTTCCTCCAGTAGGAGAAGGGCACGGCCAAGGTTCGTCGCCTCTTGAGGAACGGCTACTTTACTGCCTTTCGGTAAGTCTTCTACCGATTTATATTTTTCCGAATAGATTCCCATCGGCGCGATGATCGTCGTGCCGATCGGAACAAGGTCCAGATTATGTTCTTCAACGAAAGAATCAAAATACGAAATCGTCTGGAAGGCGTTCAGGTCGATATCCCCATCGGCCAGGGCCTGGTTCGGTCTCACGTAATCGGCAAACTCCACAATCTCGATTTCAATCCCTTCCTTCGCTGCTTTCTCCTTCATATACTCCCAAATCGGCACCCCAGATCCATTCACTCCGACTTTAACGACTTCTTTTTCACCTGAACCGGATGCACTGTCTCCCGAGCAGCCGCTCAATACAAGGGTGATTAATAGAATAGCGATACTTGCCAGGCTGATTGATTTTTTCATATTCCTCTCTCCTAACGTCTTCTGATGATTTTTGATAATGTATTCCCTGCTGTCTGCAGTCCCTGCACCATCACGATTAAAATGATGACGGTCACGATCATGACGGATGTTTCAAATCGCTGATATCCGTAAGCGATGGCCAGATCCCCGAGGCCCCCGCCTCCGACTGCCCCGGCCATGGCCGATGCACCTACAAGGCCGATGGTCGCGATCGTGATATTCAGGACCAGTGTACTCAATGCTTCAGGAATAAGGATTCCAAAAATGATCTGCCACGGCCCGGCCCCCATGGACTCCGCCGCTTCAATGACACCCGGTTCCACTTCAAGGAGCGAGCTCTCTATCAGTCTTGCAATATACGGTGCTGCAAATACGACAAGCGGTACCACCGCTGCCGCCGTTCCGATCGATGTGCCCACTACCAATCTTGTAAAGGGGATGATGGCCACCATCAAGATGATGAACGGGATCGAACGGAACACGTTGATGATGCTGCTCAATACGGAAAAGACGACTTTATTTTCAAGTAAGTGCCCCTTCCGCGTGACCACGACGATGATGCCGAGGGGAAGCCCAATCAACGTTGCAAATAGAAGGGAGAATGACACCATCGCCAAGGTATCCCATGTCGCTTCTATAATTTTTGGCCAGAATAATTCCCAGTTAACTTGCACGCTTCTCCACCTCGCTTACAAATAATCTGTTCTTCCAATACTCCAGGATCTCTTCCGTTTCTTTCTTGCTGCCAATGATCTGTACGATGAGATTCCCGAACGGCTTACCCTGGAGTTCCGTGATCTGGCCGAATAGCACATTGATGTGGGCATTGAATTTCTTTGCCGTTTCGGAAAGGATCGGCGTGCCCGTCGAATCCCCCTTGAAAATGAGGCGGCAGATGCGCCCTTCTTTGCTGTCATTCAATTTGTCGAGAACCGATGCCGGCAGCTGATCATTCATGACACTCTTCACAAAGTTTTTCGTCGTCGGGGTCTGCGGGTTGGAGAAGATATCGAAGACGCTTCCCTCTTCCACGATTTCTCCATTTTCCATGACAGCGACCTTATCACAGATTTCCCGGATGACCCCCATTTCGTGGGTGATCATCACAATCGTAATGCCATACTCCGCGTTGATTTTCTTTAATAAGTTCAGAATCGAATCCGTCGTCTGAGGATCAAGTGCGGATGTTGCTTCATCGCAGAGCAGAATCGAAGGCGATGTCGCCAGGGCTCTTGCTATCCCCACTCTTTGCTTCTGCCCTCCTGAAAGTTGATCCGGATAATGCTTCGCTTTATCTTCAAGTCCGACAAACGCAAGCAATTCCTTTACTCTCTCGCTGATCTTTTCTTTTGGCCATTTTGCAAGTTTCAGAGGATAGGCGATATTCCCTGCCACCGTCCGGGATTGAAACAGATTGAAGTGCTGAAAAATCATCCCGATGCGGTGCCGCTCTTTCCTCAGATCGATTGCCGACTGATCTTTCAGGCTGCGCCCCTCTATGAAAATATCACCCGATGAGGGTTTCTCTAAAAAATTGAGACAGCGTACAAGCGTGCTTTTTCCCGCTCCGCTGAATCCAATCACACCATAAATCTCTCCCCTCATCACTTCGAAGGAAACATTCTTCAAAGCGGTGAATGGTCCATCCTTCGCCTCGAATACTTTCGTAACATTCTGAACTCTGATCATACAGGACTTGCTCCTTCCACTATGTATTCTTCTTGAAGCCTGTGTTTGAAGGACATGGCTGAAAATAAAAAATGCCCCCCTTCATAAGAAGAGAGGCACAAATATGTATATGTCCACTCTTCTCATCTTTCAAGTCATATGACTTGATGGAATTGGCACGGTATTCATAAGAACCCGTTGCCGAGGTATCGCAGGGCCAGTCCCTCCACCTCTCTGGATAAGAAGATATTGCTTTATTAAGTTAAAGTTATGATGCGTTTAAGCATTAGGGTCATGGTAAAGGATTTCAATTGGTTTGTCAATCCTGTTTTTGAATTAATTGTATTACAGAGGACTAATCAAATTGGGCACTTTAACTAGTCTTTAATTAGTTGTTGAATATTTTACGCTTTTCAAGTAAATCGCTAAGGTTCTTCCTTCATACTTTACTTCATCGTAACATTACTAGCTCACAAGAAAGCCAAGGTTACACCTCTCAACCCCCAAAACAATTATGCTATACTAAAAGAAAAAACAATATTCAGTCTATTTGAAGGGGCAAAATACATGAAACCAAAAATTATCGACATCGTCCAATCCCAAGTCATCGCTTCCATAAAGGAAGAAAAAGACTTGGAAAAAGCCATACAGTCAAACGCCAACATCGTGTTCATCCTAACCGGCAATTTGATTACGATGGATGGTTATCTGAAAAAGCTGAAGGAAGCCGGTAAAACCACGTTTATACATATTGATTTCATCGATGGGCTGTCCAATACGAAGAGTGCCATTAAGTACATAGCAGAAATCTGGAAGCCGGCTGGCATCATTACAACGAGGAGCAACCTGATCAAATATGCAAAGGAAGAAGGCTTGATGACGATTCAGCGCCTTTTCCTTATCGACCGAAATGCCCTTGTCAAAGGAATCGATATCGCACAGAACTGCAAGCCGGATGCGATTGAAGTCCTTCCTGGTCTCATGCCGTCCATCATTGATAAACTGACGACCATGACTACGCTGCCAATCATCGCTGGTGGCTTGATCAGTAATAAGGAAGATATTTTGAACGGACTAAGAGCCGGTGCCCTCGCCATTTCTTCCGGTGATCCGAAGCTCTGGAATCTGGATTTTTAAACAAAAAAAGAGCTCAATCCCTAGGAGTTGAGCTCAACCTCTATTTACGTTCCAACCTTTTCTTCTTCTTCCTCTTCTGTCTTAATTTTTTTCCGGGCCCACGGTAGAGGCACTGACGTGATCTCCCTCTCTTCAAAGAAGTTTCCTATCTTCGTAATGATGAAGGTTACGAATGTCGCAAAGATGACAATGGAATAAAACCCGGCACCGATACCAATTCCGATTCCCCCAACGTAAAAAATCATCGCTGCTGAAGTCAGGCCTTTTACCCGCAATCCATCTTTCAGGATCACACCTGCCCCTAGGAATCCAAGCCCCGAAACAATCTGGGCTGCCAGACGAAACGGGTCCATCACTTTTCCGCTATCCGGTTGACTGAGCATCTCCGCCCCTTCGATGGAGACGATCGTGATCAATGTGCATGCCACCGATACATACGTATATGTTTTTAAACCAGCGGGCTTATTTTTCGATGTCCTGTCCCACCCGATGATGAACCCTAATACAGCACTGACCAAAATCCGGAAATAGATATCATGCTGCCAGAAAAATTCCGTTGCCTCATTCATGTAATGCGCCATGCCGCCATCCTCCTTAAATGAAAAAGAGATCGCGCCACAAAACGAATGCCTGATTTCTCCACTCCATAGTGAAAAAAACCATACAGTTCGCTTCATAGGTGATCTCTTCTCCTCTTCCTATCAAGCTTCATTCC
Coding sequences:
- a CDS encoding methionine ABC transporter ATP-binding protein, producing MIRVQNVTKVFEAKDGPFTALKNVSFEVMRGEIYGVIGFSGAGKSTLVRCLNFLEKPSSGDIFIEGRSLKDQSAIDLRKERHRIGMIFQHFNLFQSRTVAGNIAYPLKLAKWPKEKISERVKELLAFVGLEDKAKHYPDQLSGGQKQRVGIARALATSPSILLCDEATSALDPQTTDSILNLLKKINAEYGITIVMITHEMGVIREICDKVAVMENGEIVEEGSVFDIFSNPQTPTTKNFVKSVMNDQLPASVLDKLNDSKEGRICRLIFKGDSTGTPILSETAKKFNAHINVLFGQITELQGKPFGNLIVQIIGSKKETEEILEYWKNRLFVSEVEKRAS
- a CDS encoding glycerol-3-phosphate responsive antiterminator, whose product is MKPKIIDIVQSQVIASIKEEKDLEKAIQSNANIVFILTGNLITMDGYLKKLKEAGKTTFIHIDFIDGLSNTKSAIKYIAEIWKPAGIITTRSNLIKYAKEEGLMTIQRLFLIDRNALVKGIDIAQNCKPDAIEVLPGLMPSIIDKLTTMTTLPIIAGGLISNKEDILNGLRAGALAISSGDPKLWNLDF
- a CDS encoding MgtC/SapB family protein — translated: MAHYMNEATEFFWQHDIYFRILVSAVLGFIIGWDRTSKNKPAGLKTYTYVSVACTLITIVSIEGAEMLSQPDSGKVMDPFRLAAQIVSGLGFLGAGVILKDGLRVKGLTSAAMIFYVGGIGIGIGAGFYSIVIFATFVTFIITKIGNFFEEREITSVPLPWARKKIKTEEEEEEKVGT